DNA sequence from the Parasphingorhabdus cellanae genome:
CGGCCAAAGCCCAGTGGAAAGACAGACCGGCGCCATCAAAGCGGTCTTCGATATCCTGCACCAATATTTGCTCATCACCGAACAAATGCACGCAGCCTGATATATCAAGAACCAATGACTGCGGCAGATGCAGCGCGATCACCGGCGTATAGCGCTCACAAGCTTCGGCAAGCCTAGCCAGCAATCGGGTATCGGCATCCCTGTCATGATCGAATATGAGTAGCTCTGGCACGCGCGCACGCGCATCTGCCAGGGGCATAGCGATATGCAGCCCCTGCGCCTGTGCCTGTCGGTCAAGCGCTGCTAAAACAAGCGCACCGCGGCTTTTTTCCACAAGCGCAAAAGGCCGCGGATCCTTGGTATCAAGCGCGCCTGCGCTGCTCCTGATAATCCGTTCCGAAGACAGAAACGGCAGGAACAACGCCAATATCCGGCGCGTATTCCTTGAATATTCTACTGTCACGATTCCATTCCAATCGGCTTGAAAGCCCCTCTATCCCGCGCCTGTGGCGCAGCAATTTCACATCAAAAACAGGATGACCGGGGGCGTTCGCTTCCAAAGGCCGGGATGGCGCAGATGATATTTGCCAACGACTATAGGCAGCGGTTGAAAGCGAAGAGAGTTGATCACGCAACAGGAAAACGGTCACACCGCTTTCCCGCGCAAAAAGAGACAAACGGCGGGTTGCCGTCAAATCCAGACCACGGGGGTTTTTTCCGGATAGCGTCAGTATCACCGCAGAAACGGCGTAAGAACGCACGGCATCTGCCGCCGTTTTTAGCGCAGGGATTATACTCTCTGCCTGCGCATATATTATCTGGTCAGGGTCAATGCCTAGCTCAACCAGGCCCGGCGGATAGAGCAGATTTCTGCACCGTTGAGACTGTTTTTCATCAACCCACAATATCGGGCTGTTTGCCATTTTCCCCGATAATCTGCAGCGTTCTGCAACTAGCGCGCAAAATGCCGATGCACAGGGCATGTCCGCTTTCAAAGCGGCTTGTACTTCATGCAAAGCGGCTCTCGGCAATGCATGCCGTAGCGCATGATCAAAACGCTGGGCACCCAGCAGGATAGTATCCTCCTTTTTGATATTATCACCCAAGCAAGATGCAGAGGACAGCGACAGGGCAGCCGCTC
Encoded proteins:
- a CDS encoding ImuA family protein; amino-acid sequence: MNKSDSLRPVSLNGAAALSLSSASCLGDNIKKEDTILLGAQRFDHALRHALPRAALHEVQAALKADMPCASAFCALVAERCRLSGKMANSPILWVDEKQSQRCRNLLYPPGLVELGIDPDQIIYAQAESIIPALKTAADAVRSYAVSAVILTLSGKNPRGLDLTATRRLSLFARESGVTVFLLRDQLSSLSTAAYSRWQISSAPSRPLEANAPGHPVFDVKLLRHRRGIEGLSSRLEWNRDSRIFKEYAPDIGVVPAVSVFGTDYQEQRRRA